Proteins encoded in a region of the Zea mays cultivar B73 chromosome 4, Zm-B73-REFERENCE-NAM-5.0, whole genome shotgun sequence genome:
- the LOC103652885 gene encoding cysteine proteinase inhibitor 8 has protein sequence MAFLSTNALMSVPITAAAAPRHRRSLVVVRAAAVKSNEHLQEEQASVADGARGRRRAMVLLAATAAVTGSSVAICRSARAAGVTTLSGQYVKIENVKDPYVQGVGEWAVKEHNRQTGESLQFAEVVSGMEQVVAGTNYKLNLATKDPTSSYQAVVFDPLPNSSKNRQLMSFKSI, from the coding sequence ATGGCATTCCTCAGCACGAACGCGTTGATGAGCGTCCCCATCACGGCGGCAGCCGCTCCTCGCCACCGCCGCAGCTTGGTCGTGGTAAGGGCCGCGGCCGTCAAATCTAACGAGCACCTGCAGGAAGAGCAAGCATCCGTGGCCGACGGAGCTCGTGGGCGTCGCCGAGCCATGGTGTTGTTGGCCGCCACCGCTGCTGTCACTGGATCATCCGTAGCCATCTGCAGGTCTGCTAGAGCTGCAGGTGTCACCACGCTGAGCGGACAGTATGTCAAAATAGAGAACGTCAAGGACCCATATGTCCAGGGTGTCGGCGAATGGGCTGTCAAGGAGCACAACAGGCAGACTGGTGAGAGCTTGCAGTTCGCCGAGGTGGTCAGTGGCATGGAACAGGTGGTCGCCGGCACCAACTACAAGCTCAACCTCGCAACCAAAGATCCAACGTCGTCTTACCAAGCAGTTGTGTTTGATCCGTTGCCAAACTCCAGCAAAAATCGCCAGCTCATGTCCTTCAAGTCTATTTGA